The following are encoded together in the Lathyrus oleraceus cultivar Zhongwan6 chromosome 3, CAAS_Psat_ZW6_1.0, whole genome shotgun sequence genome:
- the LOC127131301 gene encoding uncharacterized protein LOC127131301: MLLSEYDIKYHTLKAIKGSVLDDHLAHQPIDDYESINFEFPDEDVMYLKAKDCNEPLPNEGPELGSQWGLIFDGAVNAYGIGIGAIIITPHGSHIPFTARLTFKCTDNMAEYEACIMGLGEAIDLRIKNLDVYGDSALVVNQIKGEWETRHPGLIPYKDYARRLSTFFNNIEFHHIPHEENQMADALATLASMIIVNRWNDVPKIDVIRLDRPAHVFAMEEVPDDKPCAIQEKL, from the exons atgctcttgtcCGAATATGACATTAAGTATCACACCCTGAAAgctatcaaaggaagtgtcttggACGATCATTTAGCTCATCAGCCAATCGACGATTATGAGTCtataaattttgaatttccagatgaagatgtGATGTACTTAAAAGCCAAAGATTGCAATGAACCACTGCCAAATGAAGGGCCAGAGCTAGGTTCTCAATGGGGTTTAATATTTGATGGAGCAGTTAATGCTTATGGTATTGGTATTGGGGCAATAATCATCACTCCTCATGGCTCACATATCCCTTTTACTGCAAGATTAACATTCAAGTGCACGGACAACATGGCGGAATACGAAGCCTGCATCATGGGTCTAGGagaagccattgatcttagaataaAAAATCTCGATGTTTATGGAGACTCAGCTCTAGTTGTCAAtcaaattaaaggagaatgggaaactcgtCATCCCGGCCTaatcccatacaaagactatgcaaggAGGTTATCTACTTTCTTCAACAATATTGAATTTCATCACATCCCTCATGAGGaaaatcagatggcagatgccttGGCAACTTTGGCTTCCATGATCATTGTGAATCGTTGGAATGATGTGCCTAAGATCGATGTTATACGTCTTGATAGACCTGCTCATGTATTTGCAATGGAAGAAGTCCCTGATGACAAGCCATG tgctatacaagagaaactttga